A section of the Arabiibacter massiliensis genome encodes:
- a CDS encoding helix-turn-helix transcriptional regulator: protein METSAEKPALRSLVSLAWARCTVALAAEVFGTWLVNARLYPLYNDVLPAARDASSLIGVAVLVILAVWALRRPKDFNEQLLTTASMVGFALSFGIILLGIFQQQPLVLLAGSLLRSVSTRWFVVLTGISLCKLSGRSCMLCVASALVLSYALRIPFGAVDDTVGLIAVAVLPFLAYAACRPLALDMLGVMRASVPPVEASVTHPASYLPFAHGLFISIFVFRIAYGFALTFGSVDGNPQQTFWSVVPLAFVFAMVFAPRLPKADALYGAAALFVVAGFLSATVLSAAGASIGALANGLLYAGSECFDALMWFALASIGARNKANALAVFAWGKASSSAGLLLGATIGHGVNATPDPFVVAVALAIVLFLFVGVNLTALKNFSFQATIDGVEEPPAVAAAPASAGLQEQSAALAKRCRLTPRETELLELLAHGRNGPFIQEKLVLSRNTVKTHVANIYAKLDVHSQQELIDLVQQEPPA, encoded by the coding sequence ATGGAAACTTCCGCCGAAAAGCCCGCGCTCCGCTCCCTCGTCTCGCTCGCCTGGGCGCGCTGCACGGTGGCCCTCGCCGCCGAGGTGTTCGGCACCTGGCTGGTGAACGCGCGGCTCTACCCGCTGTACAACGACGTGCTGCCCGCCGCGCGCGACGCGTCGTCGCTGATCGGCGTGGCGGTGCTCGTGATTCTGGCCGTCTGGGCGCTGCGCCGCCCGAAGGACTTCAACGAGCAGCTGCTCACCACGGCGAGCATGGTGGGGTTCGCCCTGTCGTTCGGCATCATCCTGCTCGGCATCTTCCAGCAGCAGCCGCTCGTGCTCTTGGCCGGCTCGCTGCTCCGCTCGGTGTCCACGCGCTGGTTCGTCGTGCTCACCGGCATCTCGCTCTGCAAGCTGAGCGGGCGCTCGTGCATGCTGTGCGTGGCCTCGGCGCTCGTGCTGAGCTACGCGCTGCGCATCCCGTTCGGGGCCGTCGACGACACCGTGGGCCTCATCGCGGTGGCCGTGCTGCCGTTCTTGGCGTATGCGGCGTGCCGCCCGCTCGCGCTCGACATGCTGGGCGTCATGCGCGCGAGCGTGCCGCCGGTGGAGGCGTCCGTCACGCACCCGGCGTCGTACCTGCCGTTCGCGCACGGGCTGTTCATCTCCATCTTCGTGTTCCGCATCGCTTACGGGTTCGCGCTCACGTTCGGCTCGGTGGACGGCAACCCCCAGCAGACGTTCTGGTCCGTGGTGCCCCTCGCGTTCGTGTTCGCCATGGTGTTCGCGCCCCGGCTGCCGAAGGCCGACGCGCTCTACGGGGCGGCGGCGCTGTTCGTAGTGGCGGGCTTCCTGTCGGCCACGGTGCTCTCGGCGGCCGGGGCGTCCATCGGCGCGCTGGCGAACGGCCTGTTGTACGCGGGCAGCGAGTGCTTCGACGCGCTCATGTGGTTCGCGCTCGCCTCCATCGGCGCGCGCAACAAGGCCAACGCGCTGGCGGTGTTCGCCTGGGGAAAGGCGTCGTCGTCGGCGGGCCTGCTTTTGGGCGCCACCATCGGGCACGGGGTGAACGCGACGCCCGACCCCTTCGTCGTGGCCGTGGCGCTGGCTATCGTCTTGTTCCTGTTCGTGGGCGTGAACCTGACGGCGCTCAAGAACTTCAGCTTCCAGGCCACCATCGACGGCGTGGAGGAGCCGCCTGCCGTGGCGGCGGCCCCCGCGTCGGCCGGCCTGCAAGAGCAGAGCGCGGCCCTGGCGAAGCGCTGCCGCCTCACGCCGCGCGAGACGGAGCTCTTGGAGCTTCTGGCGCACGGCCGCAACGGCCCCTTCATCCAGGAGAAGCTCGTGCTGTCGCGCAACACGGTGAAGACGCACGTGGCCAACATCTACGCAAAGCTGGACGTCCATTCCCAGCAGGAGCTCATCGACCTCGTGCAGCAGGAGCCGCCGGCCTAG
- a CDS encoding MFS transporter, translating into MSAQAKAKLWTKDFTLGTAVNFLLMVNYYGLMVVVADFAMKTYGAPPSVAGLAASIFIIGALVARFLAGGLMDRIGRKRLLVAGAVFEVAFSVLYLANLGIAALFALRLAHGIAYGACSTTIGTIVTALVPDSRKGEGVGYYMLSVTLGAAVGPFLGMFLTHNAGFFVLFTVAAGVAALGLLAAAALRVPKPAAPRATVDAKARGIARAERDERAGGFRVPRPRLGSYLERSVIPIGIVCALLFFCYSSLLTFLTPFAAERGLEAPASVFFVVYAIATFVTRPFTGKLFDRKGDRVVMIPAFVAFICGMALLATVHRPPAMLISAALLGFGVGTVQASGLALAVRIAPDDRLSLANSTFYILLDTGVGVGPLLLGLVQPLWGYAGLFTAMAGVAAVALAAYLFVSRRRGAMRRQLAEAERR; encoded by the coding sequence ATGTCTGCGCAAGCGAAGGCGAAACTCTGGACGAAGGACTTCACGCTCGGCACGGCCGTGAACTTCCTGCTCATGGTGAATTATTACGGGCTCATGGTGGTAGTGGCCGACTTCGCCATGAAAACCTACGGCGCGCCTCCCTCGGTGGCGGGCCTCGCGGCGAGCATCTTCATCATCGGGGCGCTCGTGGCGCGCTTCCTCGCCGGCGGCCTCATGGACCGCATCGGCCGCAAGCGCCTGCTGGTGGCCGGTGCCGTGTTCGAGGTGGCGTTCTCGGTGCTCTACCTGGCCAACCTGGGGATCGCCGCCCTGTTCGCTCTGCGCCTCGCGCACGGCATCGCCTACGGCGCGTGTTCCACCACCATCGGCACCATCGTCACGGCCCTTGTGCCCGACAGCCGCAAGGGCGAGGGCGTGGGATACTACATGCTGTCGGTCACGCTCGGCGCTGCCGTCGGCCCCTTCCTCGGGATGTTCCTCACGCATAACGCCGGGTTCTTCGTGCTGTTCACCGTGGCGGCGGGCGTGGCGGCGCTCGGCCTTTTGGCGGCGGCCGCCCTGCGCGTGCCGAAACCGGCCGCCCCGCGCGCGACCGTGGATGCGAAGGCGCGCGGCATCGCCCGGGCCGAACGGGACGAGCGCGCCGGCGGCTTCCGTGTGCCGCGCCCTCGCCTCGGGTCCTACCTGGAGCGCAGCGTCATTCCCATCGGCATCGTGTGCGCGCTCTTGTTCTTCTGCTACTCGAGCCTGCTCACGTTCCTCACGCCGTTCGCGGCCGAGCGCGGGCTGGAGGCCCCTGCGAGCGTGTTCTTCGTCGTGTACGCCATCGCCACGTTCGTCACGCGGCCGTTCACGGGCAAGCTCTTCGACCGCAAGGGCGACCGCGTGGTCATGATCCCGGCGTTCGTGGCGTTCATCTGCGGAATGGCGCTGCTGGCCACGGTGCACCGGCCGCCCGCCATGCTCATCTCGGCGGCGCTGCTGGGCTTCGGCGTGGGCACCGTGCAGGCGAGCGGGCTGGCGCTGGCCGTGCGCATCGCCCCCGACGACCGGCTGAGCCTGGCGAACTCGACGTTCTACATCCTGCTGGACACGGGCGTGGGCGTGGGGCCGCTGCTGTTGGGCCTGGTGCAGCCGCTATGGGGCTACGCGGGCCTGTTCACCGCCATGGCGGGCGTGGCCGCCGTCGCGCTGGCCGCCTACCTCTTCGTCAGCCGTAGGCGCGGGGCCATGCGCCGGCAGCTGGCCGAGGCCGAGAGGCGCTAG
- a CDS encoding universal stress protein: protein MWCSKMLVAYDGSAPSRRALELARAIGAQDEGIELVFVHVVKLYGMGTGAESVIFDEANRVLAELEALSDEVPNKAHAHLLKGTSPADLLLKCARDEGCDLIVMGSRGQGGVKGFLGSVSYAVVQGSPIAVLIAKDAPREQGSEAMA from the coding sequence ATGTGGTGCTCGAAAATGCTCGTCGCCTACGACGGGTCGGCCCCTTCGCGCAGGGCGCTCGAGCTCGCCCGCGCCATCGGGGCGCAGGACGAGGGCATCGAGCTCGTGTTCGTCCACGTCGTGAAGCTCTACGGCATGGGCACCGGCGCGGAGTCCGTCATCTTCGACGAGGCGAACAGAGTGCTCGCCGAACTGGAGGCCCTCTCCGATGAGGTGCCGAACAAGGCGCACGCCCACCTGCTGAAGGGCACCTCCCCCGCCGACTTGCTGCTCAAGTGCGCGCGCGACGAGGGATGCGACCTCATCGTCATGGGCAGCCGCGGGCAGGGCGGCGTCAAGGGCTTCCTCGGCAGCGTGAGCTACGCGGTGGTGCAGGGCTCCCCCATCGCCGTGCTCATCGCGAAGGACGCGCCGCGCGAACAGGGATCCGAGGCGATGGCCTAG
- a CDS encoding holin: MNDNLKQWLRAAAVRAAKTAAQAAIGVIGASTALGQVDWALAASGAVLAAVVSLLTSVAGIPEVDRGSSLPSLAKGGE; the protein is encoded by the coding sequence ATGAACGACAACCTGAAACAGTGGCTGCGCGCCGCAGCCGTACGCGCTGCGAAAACCGCAGCTCAGGCAGCTATCGGCGTGATCGGCGCCTCGACGGCCCTCGGCCAGGTCGACTGGGCGCTGGCCGCCTCGGGCGCGGTGTTGGCGGCCGTCGTCTCGTTGCTGACGAGCGTGGCCGGCATTCCCGAAGTCGACCGCGGGTCGAGCCTTCCGTCGCTCGCGAAGGGAGGCGAATGA
- a CDS encoding fibronectin type III domain-containing protein, with amino-acid sequence MQWSGANQPYGDQRALYAGVEAWVSRTTDTQVWVSVRGVATSGSGWEAAYQYGVYNYVGYYYESGGYALASDSASGVLNGTSWVADYTREFGPFDRRSAAYSLKFFSWVRGTTVSGYGAWAGSAEAQQWVTIPALPVYAPAAPTGVSNTRQSDNRNVVSWTNHPDATHPYDAVKVERAVDGGSWSQIASLSGSATSYADASISPNHAYAYRVRAANGAGHSAYATSATTYNTPAAPTGVTAARSAETTVALSIENPALTATALELQRSSDASAWTTVKTVEGSAVAEAQDAPGGGTFYYRARNTRGSLASAWSPASNKVVTIVAPAAPTPVAPASGMVVPKSQESVAFSWRHNPIDGSEQTAAQVQHSVDGGSTWTTVQAEGEAQQKSVANAWPVNATVSWRVRTKGAHADYGAWSSVQAFRVCQVPTVVISTPAADGAVIDDVPVRIAWTYADESGTQQRATLSISDAQGATLWSAVVQGDAASVSVSSAELLPENNAIFSIALTAYSTSGLSTSATRTFATDYEEPPAPEVRLEVDSANGRVAATVFEGTAAESAPRTVSLGLFRDRIDGTLLCLADRVPSGTGVTDPYPPLDRALRYTAVAYTENGLTARTEASAVVPSGGAAFVNFGAHGLADVAKVAMDLEWSTDVEVDSEIVETEGDADPLVFFGTAKRASCSVSGNVWRTPEAVPEGWGDAACTAPAFERLAEDDGVKVVRFPRGPVMAVHATCKVSASAANGLVSAVELNGRRVRAHGLVL; translated from the coding sequence ATGCAATGGTCGGGAGCGAACCAACCCTACGGCGACCAGCGCGCGCTGTACGCGGGCGTCGAAGCGTGGGTCAGCCGCACCACCGACACGCAGGTGTGGGTGTCGGTGCGCGGCGTGGCCACCTCGGGATCGGGGTGGGAGGCGGCCTACCAGTACGGCGTGTACAACTACGTGGGCTACTACTACGAGTCGGGAGGCTACGCGCTGGCCTCCGACAGCGCGAGCGGCGTGCTGAACGGCACCTCCTGGGTGGCCGACTACACCCGCGAGTTCGGGCCGTTCGACCGTCGAAGCGCGGCGTACTCGCTCAAGTTCTTCAGCTGGGTGCGCGGCACCACGGTGAGCGGCTACGGCGCATGGGCCGGCAGCGCCGAGGCGCAGCAGTGGGTGACCATCCCCGCGCTGCCCGTGTACGCGCCCGCCGCGCCCACCGGCGTGTCCAACACGCGTCAGAGCGACAACCGCAACGTCGTGAGCTGGACGAACCATCCCGACGCGACGCATCCCTACGACGCGGTGAAGGTGGAGCGCGCGGTGGACGGCGGCAGCTGGTCGCAGATAGCCAGCCTGTCGGGATCCGCCACCTCCTACGCCGACGCCTCCATCTCGCCCAACCACGCCTACGCCTACCGCGTGCGCGCGGCCAACGGGGCCGGCCACAGCGCCTACGCCACGAGCGCGACCACGTACAACACGCCGGCCGCGCCCACGGGCGTGACGGCTGCGCGCTCGGCCGAGACCACCGTCGCCCTGTCCATCGAGAACCCCGCCCTCACCGCCACGGCGCTCGAGCTGCAGCGTTCCTCCGACGCGAGCGCCTGGACCACCGTGAAGACGGTGGAGGGATCCGCCGTGGCCGAGGCGCAGGACGCCCCCGGAGGCGGCACGTTCTATTACCGCGCGCGGAACACCCGCGGCTCGCTGGCCTCAGCGTGGTCGCCCGCGTCCAACAAGGTGGTGACCATCGTCGCCCCCGCCGCGCCCACGCCCGTCGCCCCGGCCTCGGGCATGGTGGTGCCCAAGTCGCAGGAGAGCGTGGCGTTCTCGTGGCGGCACAACCCCATCGACGGCTCGGAGCAGACGGCCGCCCAGGTGCAGCACAGCGTCGACGGCGGCAGCACGTGGACGACGGTGCAGGCGGAGGGCGAGGCGCAGCAGAAGAGCGTCGCCAACGCCTGGCCGGTGAACGCCACCGTGTCGTGGCGCGTGCGGACGAAGGGAGCCCATGCCGACTACGGCGCGTGGTCGAGCGTGCAGGCGTTCCGCGTGTGCCAGGTGCCCACGGTGGTCATCTCGACGCCCGCCGCCGACGGCGCCGTGATCGACGACGTGCCGGTGCGCATCGCTTGGACCTACGCCGACGAGTCCGGGACGCAGCAGCGCGCCACCCTTTCCATCTCCGACGCGCAGGGCGCGACGCTGTGGAGCGCCGTCGTGCAGGGCGACGCCGCCTCGGTGTCCGTCAGCTCGGCCGAACTGCTGCCCGAGAACAACGCGATCTTCTCCATCGCGCTCACGGCGTACTCGACCTCGGGGCTCTCGACGTCGGCCACGCGCACGTTCGCGACCGACTACGAGGAGCCGCCCGCGCCCGAGGTGCGCCTCGAGGTCGACTCGGCGAACGGCCGCGTGGCAGCCACCGTGTTCGAGGGAACGGCTGCGGAAAGCGCGCCCCGCACCGTGTCGCTCGGCCTGTTCCGCGACCGCATCGACGGAACGCTTTTGTGCCTGGCCGACCGCGTGCCGTCGGGCACGGGCGTGACCGACCCCTACCCGCCGCTCGACCGCGCGCTGCGCTATACGGCAGTGGCGTACACGGAGAACGGCCTGACCGCGCGGACGGAGGCTTCGGCCGTCGTGCCGTCCGGCGGCGCGGCGTTCGTCAACTTCGGGGCGCACGGGCTGGCCGACGTGGCCAAGGTGGCCATGGACCTGGAGTGGAGCACCGACGTGGAGGTGGACAGCGAGATCGTGGAGACCGAGGGCGACGCCGATCCGCTCGTGTTCTTCGGCACGGCGAAGCGGGCCTCGTGCAGCGTCTCCGGCAACGTGTGGCGGACGCCTGAGGCCGTCCCCGAGGGATGGGGCGACGCGGCGTGCACGGCCCCGGCGTTCGAACGGCTGGCCGAGGACGACGGCGTGAAGGTGGTGCGCTTCCCCCGGGGGCCGGTGATGGCGGTGCATGCCACGTGCAAGGTGTCCGCCTCTGCGGCGAACGGCCTGGTGTCGGCGGTGGAGCTGAACGGAAGGAGGGTGAGGGCCCATGGATTGGTTCTGTAG
- a CDS encoding Gp15 family bacteriophage protein has product MDPNILLEQAPSAVTVGGACVPLSTSHRTGIQVMRLVDDPSVGDEEKARALLFLYFGRVEGRTGSLALPDAVAELPQEALEAALAFFNLNEPRPPDVSGARPPAGTRVFDWDWDAGRVIADFQREYALDLTDGGLRLHWWRFWSLFRNLGESSLTMQAVSVRGAVPDEKKMGREAVETLMKRKCALMLPARTPEEAQQLTNLRYRWALQV; this is encoded by the coding sequence ATGGATCCCAACATCCTCCTGGAGCAGGCGCCGTCGGCCGTCACGGTCGGCGGGGCCTGCGTCCCCTTGAGCACGTCGCATCGCACCGGCATCCAGGTGATGCGCCTGGTGGACGACCCGTCCGTGGGCGACGAGGAAAAGGCCCGCGCGCTTTTGTTCCTCTACTTCGGGCGCGTCGAGGGCCGCACCGGGAGCCTCGCGCTGCCCGATGCCGTGGCCGAGCTTCCCCAGGAGGCGCTCGAAGCGGCGCTCGCGTTCTTCAACCTGAACGAGCCGCGGCCGCCCGACGTTTCCGGCGCGCGTCCGCCCGCCGGCACGCGCGTGTTCGACTGGGATTGGGACGCCGGCCGCGTGATCGCCGACTTCCAGCGGGAGTACGCCCTCGATTTGACGGACGGCGGCCTGCGCCTGCACTGGTGGCGCTTCTGGTCGCTGTTCCGCAACCTGGGCGAATCGTCGCTCACGATGCAGGCCGTCAGCGTGCGCGGGGCGGTGCCCGACGAGAAGAAGATGGGCCGCGAGGCCGTGGAGACCCTCATGAAGCGCAAGTGCGCCCTCATGCTGCCCGCCCGCACCCCGGAAGAAGCCCAGCAGTTGACCAACCTGCGCTACCGCTGGGCGCTGCAAGTGTGA
- a CDS encoding LexA family transcriptional regulator — protein sequence MGVSDGIRQLRQEHGLTQEEFGKVAGVSAMAVSQWENGRSVPRMGVVQRIAEHFGVSKGVVLGEEPPRAVAGEVRYAVTSLTAPVYGNISAGDALEMLPVYDEAYVIPPIAESHPDGFFLKASGDSMDKIMPDGSLVYFDRSAEVRSGDIVAVTVNGDDATMKRIFFAGDTIVLHPESTNPAHRDRSIDAADPDAPQVRILGKAVWHYLVNDERL from the coding sequence ATGGGCGTGAGCGACGGCATCAGGCAGCTTCGACAGGAGCACGGTTTGACGCAGGAGGAATTCGGCAAGGTGGCCGGGGTCTCCGCCATGGCGGTGTCGCAGTGGGAGAACGGCCGCTCCGTGCCGCGCATGGGCGTGGTGCAGCGCATCGCCGAGCATTTCGGCGTCAGCAAGGGCGTCGTGCTCGGCGAGGAGCCGCCGCGCGCCGTGGCGGGGGAGGTGCGCTACGCGGTCACGTCGCTCACCGCGCCCGTGTACGGGAACATCTCCGCAGGCGACGCGCTCGAGATGCTCCCGGTCTACGACGAGGCGTACGTGATCCCGCCCATCGCCGAAAGCCACCCCGACGGGTTCTTCCTCAAGGCCTCGGGCGACTCGATGGACAAGATCATGCCCGACGGCTCGCTCGTCTACTTCGACCGGAGCGCCGAGGTGCGCAGCGGCGACATCGTGGCCGTCACCGTGAACGGCGACGACGCCACCATGAAGCGCATCTTCTTCGCCGGCGACACCATCGTGCTGCACCCCGAGAGCACCAACCCCGCGCATCGCGACCGCTCCATCGATGCCGCCGACCCCGACGCCCCCCAGGTGCGCATCCTCGGCAAAGCCGTCTGGCACTACCTGGTCAACGACGAGAGGCTGTAA
- a CDS encoding DNA-binding protein, with protein sequence MIDERSVRERAAAPRATGRPKMGEKDPRNLVELTLMNRNHAVLDFVYNRRTRETADIVPREGIAWKPLGIGLRELGPNRYDLAAWLAARSIPDLRPRLAPLLRELAARHGSDLMLGSWGLNLSDQYWLKPRGIEVDWYDINYFENGYEEALGESLLDGTAFPAGASADARFARSPDTATPGMLAKAWMRRDGTDCLMKGGTGNENREPYVELLATKLLSRLLDEGEYVSYEIVERGGRAYSSCPTFVTEGTELIPAADVLTAFGVTEERDPHRGYLDAARELGVSEIGRAVSKMIVADHLMANFDRHTYNFGLLRDVESLDGYRVAPLFDHGCGFYSSATTAELEHGRYLRESHPFRPYPSQQLALVDDLSWYDPSRLDGFLDDIADVLGANPHLDGRFIEAV encoded by the coding sequence ATGATCGACGAGCGGTCGGTGCGCGAGCGGGCTGCGGCGCCGCGAGCGACGGGACGGCCGAAGATGGGCGAGAAGGATCCGCGCAACCTGGTGGAGCTCACGCTGATGAACCGCAACCACGCCGTGCTCGACTTCGTGTACAACCGGCGCACGCGCGAGACGGCCGACATCGTGCCCCGCGAGGGGATCGCCTGGAAGCCGCTCGGCATCGGCCTGCGCGAGCTCGGCCCCAACCGCTACGACCTCGCCGCGTGGCTCGCCGCGCGCTCCATCCCCGACCTGCGCCCGCGCCTCGCCCCCCTGCTGCGCGAGCTCGCGGCCCGACACGGCTCCGACCTCATGCTGGGATCCTGGGGGCTCAACCTGTCGGACCAGTACTGGCTCAAGCCCCGGGGCATCGAAGTCGATTGGTACGACATCAACTACTTCGAGAACGGCTACGAGGAGGCGCTCGGCGAATCCCTCCTCGACGGGACGGCGTTTCCCGCGGGAGCTTCCGCAGATGCCCGCTTCGCCCGCTCCCCCGACACGGCGACGCCCGGCATGCTGGCGAAAGCCTGGATGCGGAGGGATGGGACGGACTGCCTGATGAAAGGCGGCACCGGCAACGAGAACCGCGAGCCGTACGTCGAGCTGCTGGCCACGAAGCTGCTCTCGAGGCTGCTTGACGAGGGCGAATATGTCTCGTACGAGATCGTCGAGCGCGGCGGTCGGGCGTACTCGTCGTGCCCCACGTTCGTCACGGAGGGAACGGAGCTCATCCCCGCCGCCGACGTCCTCACCGCGTTCGGAGTCACCGAGGAGCGTGACCCCCATCGCGGATACCTCGACGCGGCGCGCGAGCTCGGCGTGTCGGAAATCGGCCGGGCGGTGAGCAAGATGATCGTCGCCGACCACCTCATGGCCAACTTCGACCGGCACACATACAACTTCGGCCTGCTGCGCGACGTCGAATCCCTCGACGGCTACCGGGTGGCCCCCCTCTTCGACCACGGCTGCGGGTTCTACAGCAGCGCGACCACGGCCGAGCTGGAACATGGCCGCTACCTGCGGGAATCCCACCCGTTCAGGCCCTACCCCTCGCAGCAGCTCGCGCTTGTGGACGACCTCTCATGGTACGACCCCTCGCGCCTCGACGGCTTCCTCGACGACATCGCCGACGTGCTGGGCGCGAACCCGCATCTGGACGGACGGTTCATAGAGGCCGTGTAG
- a CDS encoding response regulator transcription factor yields the protein MHTILIADDQENIRTILKTILERNDYLCIEAKDGREALSLSSSVDPDLIILDIMMPGLDGFDVCERVRSVNAHVPVLFLSAKADMVDKRIGYRLGADDYMTKPFNEEELLLRVGALLRRADQTKGDAADSSHVEEGRSALKVGDLVVDLLRCQASLHGSPISLTPTEFKLLAVFASNPDIVLTKEDLIEQVWGENYLGDTISIPAHIRHIRSKIEEDPSMPTHIETIWGFGYRLNSSPKD from the coding sequence GTGCATACGATCTTGATAGCCGACGACCAAGAGAACATCAGGACTATACTGAAAACCATCCTTGAAAGGAACGATTATCTTTGCATCGAAGCAAAGGATGGCAGGGAGGCCCTCAGCTTATCCAGCTCCGTCGACCCCGATCTGATCATCCTCGACATTATGATGCCAGGATTGGACGGATTCGACGTATGCGAGCGAGTGCGCTCGGTCAATGCACATGTTCCCGTCCTCTTCCTTTCAGCCAAAGCGGACATGGTCGACAAGAGGATCGGTTATCGGCTGGGAGCAGACGATTACATGACCAAGCCGTTCAACGAAGAGGAGCTGCTGCTGAGAGTGGGAGCGCTGCTTCGCAGGGCGGATCAGACAAAAGGCGACGCCGCCGACAGCTCGCATGTCGAAGAGGGCCGATCCGCCCTGAAAGTCGGGGATCTGGTGGTAGACCTGCTGCGATGCCAGGCTTCCTTGCATGGTTCGCCCATCTCCCTCACCCCCACCGAGTTCAAGCTTCTCGCCGTGTTCGCAAGCAACCCGGATATCGTGCTGACGAAAGAGGATCTCATCGAGCAGGTGTGGGGAGAAAACTACCTGGGAGACACGATCAGCATACCCGCCCACATACGCCACATCCGATCTAAGATAGAAGAGGATCCCTCGATGCCCACCCATATCGAAACTATCTGGGGATTCGGGTACCGCCTGAACAGCTCGCCGAAAGATTAG
- a CDS encoding ATP-binding protein, protein MKKASARLGFLLSISIVLVAIAYVVGSFLSYQHIYENQVLEVARSLRMAMQASWNYVDDSQDLINYNSDGSYDFKGVYCSVAGKSIAQRFTMQSNSYGVRYVRYDPRSGTDHPDDFESRALDQFVGGGDSEYYAFSPEGSEGAFRYVYELEITTGCLECHGEPRGEKDVTGFKKEGMKLGDVAGAVSISIPLDTYEQERSARLVQTGLFFALLMVFLGLLVRHGVNSWITRPLEEKAERHQRESEEKSNFLTMMSHELRTPLSSIVAFADMWEKDLGSDEKAGSDDISTVAVHEIKENSQVLLGMINNTIDLARLEAGRYELCHEEGDLADVVNAALASTKHLAQKKGITLSTSVPEDTPIVVSDWEAVRKILVNLIANALKFTEEGGRVDVGVRYDAHDGLCILEVSDTGRGIPEEDFERIFERFSQSSQPADSRTGSGLGLALVKNLAEMLGGSVSVKSALGVGSVFTVTFPVKA, encoded by the coding sequence GTGAAGAAGGCTTCGGCGCGCCTTGGGTTCCTGCTGTCGATCTCGATCGTTCTCGTGGCAATCGCCTACGTCGTCGGCAGCTTCCTTTCCTATCAGCATATTTACGAGAACCAAGTGCTTGAAGTGGCGCGGTCGCTGCGCATGGCCATGCAGGCGTCCTGGAACTACGTGGACGACTCCCAAGATCTCATCAACTACAATTCCGATGGTTCGTACGACTTCAAGGGGGTCTACTGCTCCGTTGCCGGAAAGAGTATTGCCCAGCGATTCACGATGCAGTCGAACTCCTACGGGGTGCGCTACGTGAGATACGATCCGCGCTCAGGCACCGACCATCCCGATGATTTCGAGTCAAGGGCGCTCGACCAGTTCGTCGGAGGAGGCGACTCGGAGTACTACGCGTTTTCGCCGGAGGGGAGCGAGGGGGCTTTCCGCTATGTGTACGAGCTCGAGATAACGACAGGATGCCTCGAGTGCCATGGCGAGCCTCGAGGCGAGAAGGACGTAACTGGGTTCAAAAAAGAAGGCATGAAGCTGGGCGATGTCGCCGGGGCGGTGAGCATCTCCATCCCCCTGGACACGTACGAGCAGGAACGATCTGCACGACTTGTCCAGACAGGCCTCTTCTTCGCACTCCTCATGGTGTTCCTCGGCCTTTTGGTGCGCCATGGAGTCAACTCATGGATCACGAGGCCGCTCGAAGAGAAGGCAGAGAGGCATCAAAGGGAAAGCGAGGAGAAGTCGAACTTTCTCACTATGATGAGCCACGAATTGAGAACTCCCCTTTCATCCATCGTCGCCTTCGCGGATATGTGGGAAAAGGATCTGGGCAGCGACGAAAAAGCCGGAAGCGACGACATAAGCACCGTCGCCGTTCATGAGATCAAGGAGAACAGCCAGGTGCTGTTGGGAATGATCAACAACACCATCGATCTTGCGCGCCTGGAGGCGGGGCGCTATGAGCTCTGCCATGAGGAGGGCGATCTGGCCGACGTGGTCAACGCCGCCCTTGCCTCGACGAAGCATTTGGCCCAAAAGAAAGGCATCACGCTGTCAACTTCGGTTCCCGAGGACACGCCGATCGTGGTGAGCGATTGGGAGGCGGTGCGGAAAATACTGGTGAACCTGATTGCCAACGCCTTGAAATTCACCGAGGAGGGAGGACGGGTCGACGTCGGCGTCCGCTACGACGCGCATGATGGGTTGTGCATCCTCGAAGTAAGCGATACGGGCAGAGGCATTCCCGAAGAGGATTTCGAGCGGATATTCGAGCGATTCTCGCAATCATCCCAACCTGCCGACTCTCGCACGGGAAGCGGCCTTGGCTTGGCTTTGGTGAAGAACCTTGCCGAAATGCTCGGCGGATCGGTTTCAGTAAAAAGCGCGTTGGGAGTGGGAAGCGTGTTCACCGTCACCTTCCCCGTGAAAGCATGA